A stretch of Bordetella genomosp. 13 DNA encodes these proteins:
- a CDS encoding TRAP transporter large permease, translating into MIAALLFALFVALMVIGTPVGVALGLAGTAAIVLSNLDVNWFGLLAVPQNFYAGLAKYPLLAIPMFVLVGSIFDRSGVAKRLVDFAIAIVGRGPGMLPMVAIMVAMFLGGISGSGPACAAAVGAVMIAAMSRAGYPGSFSASVVAAGAATDILIPPSVAFIIYSVLVPGASVPALFAAGMVPGILTGLALIVPAVWLARRHKLGALESHLPRPPFWASLREASWGLAAPVLILGGMRMGWFTPTEAAVVAVFYGLFVGMCVHRTIKVRDLFPILREAAELSAVIMMVVTLAGIFAWALSTLSVIDPITRAIVNSGLGEWGVLALIVLLLMTVGMFLDGISIFLIFVPLLMPIANAYGWDPVWFGVILTLKVALGQFTPPLAVNLMVSCRIARVPMESTVRWVVWMLGSMFLVLIAVLVYPQLALWLPHRLGY; encoded by the coding sequence ATGATCGCGGCCCTGCTGTTCGCGCTGTTCGTCGCACTGATGGTGATCGGCACGCCCGTGGGCGTGGCGCTGGGACTGGCCGGCACTGCCGCCATCGTGCTGTCCAACCTGGACGTGAACTGGTTCGGCCTCTTGGCCGTGCCGCAGAACTTCTATGCCGGCTTGGCAAAGTACCCGCTGCTGGCCATCCCCATGTTCGTGCTCGTGGGATCCATCTTCGACCGGTCGGGCGTGGCCAAGCGACTGGTGGACTTCGCCATCGCCATCGTCGGCCGCGGGCCCGGCATGCTGCCGATGGTGGCGATCATGGTCGCGATGTTCCTGGGCGGCATCTCGGGCTCCGGCCCGGCCTGCGCTGCCGCGGTGGGCGCCGTGATGATCGCTGCCATGTCGCGGGCGGGCTATCCGGGCTCGTTCTCGGCGTCCGTGGTGGCAGCCGGCGCGGCCACCGACATCCTGATTCCGCCGTCGGTCGCCTTCATCATCTATTCGGTGCTGGTGCCCGGCGCCTCGGTGCCCGCGCTGTTTGCCGCCGGCATGGTGCCCGGCATCCTGACCGGCCTGGCGCTGATCGTGCCGGCCGTCTGGCTGGCGCGCCGGCACAAGCTGGGCGCGCTGGAGTCGCACCTGCCCCGCCCGCCTTTCTGGGCCAGCCTGCGCGAGGCCTCGTGGGGGCTGGCGGCGCCGGTGCTGATCCTGGGCGGCATGCGCATGGGCTGGTTCACGCCCACCGAGGCCGCGGTGGTGGCGGTGTTCTACGGCCTGTTCGTGGGCATGTGCGTCCATCGCACCATCAAGGTCCGCGACCTGTTCCCCATCCTGCGCGAGGCCGCCGAACTGTCGGCCGTCATCATGATGGTGGTGACGCTGGCCGGCATCTTCGCATGGGCGCTGTCCACGCTCAGCGTCATCGATCCCATCACCCGCGCCATCGTGAACTCGGGCCTGGGCGAATGGGGCGTGCTGGCGCTGATCGTGCTGCTGCTCATGACGGTGGGCATGTTCCTGGATGGCATCTCGATCTTCCTGATCTTCGTGCCGCTGTTGATGCCCATCGCCAATGCCTACGGCTGGGACCCCGTATGGTTCGGCGTGATCCTCACGCTGAAGGTCGCGCTGGGCCAGTTCACGCCGCCGCTGGCGGTGAACCTGATGGTGTCTTGCCGCATCGCGCGCGTGCCCATGGAATCGACGGTGCGCTGGGTGGTGTGGATGCTGGGATCGATGTTCCTGGTGCTGATCGCGGTGCTGGTGTATCCGCAGCTGGCGCTGTGGCTGCCGCACCGGCTGGGGTACTAG